The segment CAGGGAAACGACGCCAATCATAAACACGATCGCCGCTCCGATCGCGGCCCCCGCGAAAGGGATAAAGTTCAGCAGCGCCGCCATGATTCCCAGTAACCAGGGGTCAGGAAGGCCCAGCAGGCCCAGCACAGTACCAATGACGATCCCCAGGCAAATATTGATGAGCGTTATCGTGAGGAGATAGCTTGAAATACCCTGTTCGATATCGCGCAGCAGGCTGACCAGGCCTTTTTTGTCTTCGACGGAGGGCATTAATTCTACAATTGAATTGATGCTGCGATGTCCTCCTGCCAGGAGGAGGTAGACAAGCACCAAGCAGATGATTGCCCCAGTGGCCGCGTTGACAGTGGAGTTTAGAATATAGCTCGTAACAGGAGGCTGCTGTACGGCAACCTTCACGACCTGTTCGGATTCTTCGCCTTGCGTCATTTTACTGACTTTTTCGGTCGCCTCGTTTAATTGTCCTACTGGTTCGTAGAAGACCTTTAGCTTTTCTTCCGCTTGGCGGAATGTTGAAGGAGCTGCTTTGACCCATTCGGTAATGGGGGCCGTCAGGTAGTAACTGCCGATCACAGTAGTGACGGCAAAGGCGATTACAATCAATCCTGCAGCCGCAGATTCATTGACATAACGTAACCGGGTCATAAAGCGAACGAGTGGGGAGAGCAGGAAAAAAATTATGACGGAAAGGGCAACAGGGATTAAAATAGCCCGAGCGAAGTGAAGAGCGTAAACAATCGCCATTAAACCGAGTAGGATCAAAGAAAAGTGAGCGTATTTGCGAATGACTTTCGCCCGCTCATCGGGGGGGCCCAGACGGGGTTTTGCTTCCTCAATGTCTTTCGCTTCGGACGGAATGTCTTTCGATGCTTCTCCGTCCGTCGAAGAAGGATTATCCCCCTGTTCCGCTAGACTCGAGGGAGTTTCGCTGTCGAGTGGCACAACGTTGAGATCGACTTCGTCTTCAACAGATGCTTTTGGGTCTAATTCTGACGCCGATGGTGACAACGAACTACCCCCTGATCAATAGAGACAATCGCAAATGAGTACACAAAGTTTAACATGAGAGGAGATAGAATGTGAGGAAGCTAACGTTTTACGATTGCCAGGTCTCCCAATTATCTCCCCCGTGTCATTTCAGGAATCGCTTAAAACCTGATTTACTCGCGATGGGCCTACCAAGGTTTAAGTTTCCATCCCACGATGAAACCAATTCCAAAACACCAAGCCGCTGTGGTTCCGGGGTTATGAATTGCATACGTTTTCACGTATTCAAGAACATCGTCAACCGGCTGCAACTCGCCTGTTGTGGTTCTGGTTGTTTGAGGGTTATTACTGGAACTTTGTCGTTCGTAAGTCGTGCTTGAAGTAGTCATATTAAGACCTTTTCTATTTCCTTACAGAGACGGTATTCGTCGAGTTGGTGAAACTGAATCAACAAGTAAGTCGTCGATCCAGACTATTTTTATCTGAATAACTTTGGTTCACATCTGGTTCAAACGTAATCACTACAGTCGCGTCGCTCCGTTTTTGAGCTTAAAACTCGTTTGATCCATTGAATATTGTTTTTTAATTCATATCGTGATCGATCCAGCAGTTTCGTACTGTTTTGGAGGCCCTTCTTAGCGACCAAAAGAAGAATAACTGCCAGTACCGCTGCTACCCCGGCGACGATTCCTCCCGCTGCTGCCTGCGTCAGAGAGGTTGCCATAGCCAGCCACCAGGTCAACGCGATGAGTGCGAGCGGAAATGCTCCGACGAGGAGACCAGTTGACAGTAGCATCAGGCCAATAGGAAGAATTGCTTTTTGAAGCGCGGCACGGGAATCAAGACTGATTAATTGCAGCTGCAATTCGCTTAGTGCGATCAGGTCGGAACCGAGATCTCCAATGTTTTTACGCATGGAAATGGGTTCTTCATGTGTTGTACGTTTGCCGTTGGATACACTCATCGTTTCAATAACCATCCTATCGCCAGACCAGCAAGAAGACCTATCCCGAGGGCGAATCCGGGATTTTCTTTGATTTTGTTTTGGAGGAATGCTTCCCCTTCCTGGGCAGATTCAAGGACATCCTGTTTAATATCCTCGACATATTCTTTTACTTCTGCCTCGTTGGGAAGATGACCAGCTTTGATATACTCTTGCATGCGATTGGGTTGCATCGAACTGCACCTTTCTGATTAAACCGCGTGATCATCGACGTAACTCGCGTCCGCAGTCGTAGATGCCCCGGGTGAGTGTCCGCCTGAGGAGCCTTTTCCAGTATTCCAGATTGAACTATTGGACTGTCCGAGATATTTGTTCACAACGTGGTTGGCGGCGGCACGCATGACCATTCCAAAGACGACAGTTCCCATTCCTTTCAGGTAGCCCGAGTTCTCGGCATTGTCGACCTCTTCTTCATGTTCGTCCCGGGGCGATGATGAGCGCTGTGGACGCGAACTGATAGAAGAGATGATTCGTTGTAACGAATCGGAATCGAGATGAGCCGCATACTCTTTTCGCCGCGGCACTACCAAACACCCGATTAAAGACGCGGCCCCAATGGTGACCCAAGGGTACCGTTTGACGTAGTGCTGCCAGTCGGTAAGACGCGAGGCACTGGCGCGAACTTGTTTGAAATCGTCGTCCAGATCGCAACGGATTCGTTGCATCGCGCTTTGAATCTGTTCAACTTCTTCCGATAATGTTCGTTCTGGGACGGGTGGATTAGACACATTTAACTCCTGGAGGGTTACTTGATATCGGGTTGCTCAAATTTCTCAGGATCGTAAACCCTGAGGAAAATGCTTCTTCATAAAATCAGGGAGTGTTTCTGCGAGCGTTGACTTGATGTTGGCTGAAATCTTCTCACTAAAGCCACGGTCATGTGAGGGCATTAGGGACGATGATCGCTGTAATGCAGCACCTAAGAGTAAACCCGCTCCAATTCCGACGCCGAGTCCAATAAGAATAGATTGAGATGGGTTTTCATCAATATACTGTTTGACCTTGGCTGTCGTTCCGCAGAGCTCAGCTTTTTCTGCTTCGATCTGTTGTTGCAGAACTGACTTGTCCGGAGTTTCCGGAAATACATTTTCGACAGCGGATTCCGTTTTCTGAATCATGACTCTTCCTTTGTCTGGCAACATACAAAAAGTATGAGTGCTCTTCTGATGTAACATGAATTGGCAACCTGTTAAACTGCATATGCCCAGCATTAGGGCCAGTATCTTCCATGACACCACTTGACCGTCTCCTTACAAGCTGGATGGAATAGTCTTCTAAGGAAGATTCCATCCGATAGTCGGACTCAAATCAAACCGATGTTTCGGCTTTAGTAGCTTAAGAATTAATTTAGAGCTAATCCTATTGCGATCTGGGTTGAGGTGGCCTGATGCAATTTCACAGGGAGAGAAATTGTTAGGTGTGGATTAGCGACGAAGTGCAAGGCTGACGATTACGCCAGCGATAAGGCCAGTACCAAACGCGACTGCTACAGATTCCGTAGGATGTTTGCGAACAGTTTCTTCAGCCTGTTGGTAGCCTTGTTGAATGGAATCGTTCATGCGATCCATTTGCTGACGTGCAGCTTGCGATGCCTGGTTCAGGTGCTCTTGTGCATTCTGAACAGTTTGTCCCAGCTTCTCGGTAGTGCTGGCTGCTGAATTGCAAACCGTTTCCAAGAGGTGATTCAGCTCTGCTTCGATCTTCTGGCTGGTTTCACCTGTCTTTTGTTGAATCTTTCCGACAATCTGGTCTTTACGACCTTCAAGATTGTCGAGATCACTTGAAGTTAACTGGCTCCAATGTTCCTCGATACGACCTCGAAGTTCGTTCCAGTTACCCTTCATTTTGAGTTCTTGTGAAGTAGTCATTTAGTGCTCCCTTGGTTTTCCTGTAGGGGGTTATGTTCGGTTACTCTTACAACGAGTGGTAGAAGCAATTGCAAGTGGTATGCCAGAATGGGTAAAGCAATTATTTAGTTTGCTATCAGAAAGGGGTTCGCTGACTTAAGGTGATGTGAAATAACAAGATATGTGTATTGGATAGCTAGGCGTCCACTGAGGGAGGTCGGGATAATCACTCGAGAAAGCATGATCGCGCACACGTCACCTTGGCTTCAGTTCAACCGAATATTGCGTTGATTGAAAATATAACGGCGACCGTATAGAACCGTTCTTTGGTGGGAGCGGCGCGCAATTTGAGCGTAGATATGTGTCGCCTGACGATGTCCGTGATGTAGTACGGATCAGTTAGCGCGGGCGCTATCGAAAGATTCGCAGCGGGGCTGGATACCGAGAATCTGGAGTGCGAGGGGGGAGACATCGACAATCCGAGGAAAGTCCGGAAGTTTGAAATCCTTCGGAAGCCCTGCTGCGAATAAGGGAGACGTGGAGTCGATTTTATGGAGGGAACCGTGCGAACCGGCGGCGTTAGTGTGGAGACCGGGAATGGCGAATTCCTTCCCGAGGCGGGCTGTCACCCACAAGTTGCCCGTTTGATCGCAGATCCCATTTGCAATTCGCTCCAGTGCGTTGGGGTAATCGCCGAATCGCAGAACATTATCCTCATCCAGCGTCCCGTCAATCGTGGCCAAATCTCCCTGGAAAGCCCAACGGTTGCCTAACTCGTCGACCCCATCTGTATCGCCATTCCAAGCTTGCTTGAAGACGAGCGTGCCCCTGTCTCTGGTGTAGATATGAAACGTGGCCTCGTCGCAATCGCTGAGCCCGTTTTCAAAATCACTCCAGATCACTTGATCAACTCCAGGGCATTCGAGTAGAGCTTCGATGACTTCTGAGCGATTCTCCCAGCGTTCTGGACGCATGTAGATTTGGGCGGCCCGCATATTGGGGCAGATCATCAGGTCTTCCCCGTTCTGCCATTCGGCTCCAGCATCGACGACTTGGAACTGTTCCAACGTTGCGTTCAGGTCAACCCGAGCGTCCTCGTCCAGATTGCTCTGCGAGTGATCACCAGTGACCATGATGACGTGGTCTTCAAGAAACTTATCGATTCCCCCCTGCTCCTCAAATAGAGTTCCTAACGTGATCGCGACCTTCTGGAGCGTATGAACCGCATTTTCGGGACCGACCTCGTGGCTATCGAAATCGTTATTGGGAAAATAAGCGAGTGTGAAATCGGGCATTGATCCCGAGCGGGAAAGTGAGAGCAGGTAGTCACTCGTCGCGTCGTCATGGAATCCAAACCGACGGGATACCCCACCGCGAGCAGTCGGAGTTTGGTTATCCTCAAGCGGGCTGGAGACAAAGTCGCCCAGGAACATCTTGTGTGGTCCCATCATTTCTGAAGCGAAATTAGAACCCGGAATGAATTTCATCAGGAAAGGTGTCGACGCAGAGTGAGGCACAGTTCCCTTGTACCACATGAAATTCACAACGGCGTCCTGCAGTTTTCCATTCTTTTCGATCTGTTCGAAGATTGTAGGATACTGCAGACGTTCGCCATTTAAGCGAAGTTGGAAATCACGGATGTAATGGTCAATGCCTTCTTTAAAGATCGCTGGGAGATCGGCCCCAAAGTAGGCAATTTCATCCTGTTTGGGATCGTACCAGTAGGCGCCTGCTATCCCGTGGTCAACTGGGTAGGCGCCCGTGACCAGCGAGCAAGTGGCAGCTGGAGTGATCGAAGGGAAAATTGAAATACAGCTCGGCGAGTAAGCCCCTTTATCGCGTAGTTGTTGAAAGACCGGGAGTTTGCCAGCCTTCATCGCTGGCTCGACGACGTGTGTCGAAAGAGCATCGATGATAATTAAAACAACCTTTTTCATTGTGCTGATCTTTTCCGGGAAATCGACTCGTTAATCCACTGGTCAAGAAAATGGAAACGATAGGTTCCGTATCTGCAGAGCGAGATTCGTTATTCTGAAAATGGGATCCCCGCAAGCCGGGAGGAAGTCCTTTTTCGAACGGAGTCTATCTAAATTTC is part of the Polystyrenella longa genome and harbors:
- a CDS encoding AI-2E family transporter, which codes for MSPSASELDPKASVEDEVDLNVVPLDSETPSSLAEQGDNPSSTDGEASKDIPSEAKDIEEAKPRLGPPDERAKVIRKYAHFSLILLGLMAIVYALHFARAILIPVALSVIIFFLLSPLVRFMTRLRYVNESAAAGLIVIAFAVTTVIGSYYLTAPITEWVKAAPSTFRQAEEKLKVFYEPVGQLNEATEKVSKMTQGEESEQVVKVAVQQPPVTSYILNSTVNAATGAIICLVLVYLLLAGGHRSINSIVELMPSVEDKKGLVSLLRDIEQGISSYLLTITLINICLGIVIGTVLGLLGLPDPWLLGIMAALLNFIPFAGAAIGAAIVFMIGVVSLDAPLEIAIGPILYFTINSLEGNLVTPVILGRSMKLNPAIVFLCIIFWGWVWGIAGVLLAVPIIGITKISFSHFKELKPIAHILAG
- a CDS encoding CsbD family protein, encoding MTTSQELKMKGNWNELRGRIEEHWSQLTSSDLDNLEGRKDQIVGKIQQKTGETSQKIEAELNHLLETVCNSAASTTEKLGQTVQNAQEHLNQASQAARQQMDRMNDSIQQGYQQAEETVRKHPTESVAVAFGTGLIAGVIVSLALRR
- a CDS encoding alkaline phosphatase family protein, which produces MKKVVLIIIDALSTHVVEPAMKAGKLPVFQQLRDKGAYSPSCISIFPSITPAATCSLVTGAYPVDHGIAGAYWYDPKQDEIAYFGADLPAIFKEGIDHYIRDFQLRLNGERLQYPTIFEQIEKNGKLQDAVVNFMWYKGTVPHSASTPFLMKFIPGSNFASEMMGPHKMFLGDFVSSPLEDNQTPTARGGVSRRFGFHDDATSDYLLSLSRSGSMPDFTLAYFPNNDFDSHEVGPENAVHTLQKVAITLGTLFEEQGGIDKFLEDHVIMVTGDHSQSNLDEDARVDLNATLEQFQVVDAGAEWQNGEDLMICPNMRAAQIYMRPERWENRSEVIEALLECPGVDQVIWSDFENGLSDCDEATFHIYTRDRGTLVFKQAWNGDTDGVDELGNRWAFQGDLATIDGTLDEDNVLRFGDYPNALERIANGICDQTGNLWVTARLGKEFAIPGLHTNAAGSHGSLHKIDSTSPLFAAGLPKDFKLPDFPRIVDVSPLALQILGIQPRCESFDSARAN
- a CDS encoding phage holin family protein; the protein is MSVSNGKRTTHEEPISMRKNIGDLGSDLIALSELQLQLISLDSRAALQKAILPIGLMLLSTGLLVGAFPLALIALTWWLAMATSLTQAAAGGIVAGVAAVLAVILLLVAKKGLQNSTKLLDRSRYELKNNIQWIKRVLSSKTERRDCSDYV